A DNA window from Mycolicibacter hiberniae contains the following coding sequences:
- a CDS encoding 2OG-Fe(II) oxygenase, producing the protein MAPTRWEQRVDAGDWDAVAAELDEYGGALLPPLLTVTETARLRDCYPDDERFRATVEMQRHRYGSGQYRYFAAPAPDPVDALKRALYPRLLPIARAWADRLGREAPWPDDFDDWLGHCHRAGQTKPTALMLRYGPGDWNALHRDLYGELVFPLQVVINLSDPATDYTGGEFLLVEQRPRAQSRGSAVQLPQGHGYVFTTRERPVRSTRGWSRAPVRHGVSPIRSGERYTLGLIFHDAA; encoded by the coding sequence ATGGCCCCGACGCGCTGGGAGCAGCGGGTGGACGCCGGCGACTGGGATGCCGTCGCCGCCGAACTCGACGAGTACGGCGGTGCGCTGCTGCCGCCACTGCTGACCGTCACCGAGACCGCGCGGCTGCGGGATTGCTACCCCGACGACGAGCGCTTCCGGGCCACCGTCGAAATGCAGCGTCACCGCTACGGGTCCGGGCAGTACCGATACTTCGCGGCACCGGCGCCCGATCCCGTGGATGCGCTCAAGCGGGCACTGTATCCGCGCCTGTTGCCGATCGCCCGGGCCTGGGCCGATCGGTTGGGCCGGGAGGCGCCGTGGCCCGACGACTTCGACGACTGGCTGGGCCACTGTCACCGGGCCGGCCAGACCAAGCCGACCGCGCTGATGTTGCGCTACGGCCCCGGCGACTGGAATGCGCTGCATCGGGACCTCTACGGCGAGTTGGTGTTTCCGCTGCAGGTGGTGATCAACCTCAGCGACCCGGCCACCGATTACACCGGTGGCGAGTTTCTGCTTGTCGAGCAGCGTCCTCGCGCGCAGTCGCGGGGCTCAGCCGTGCAGTTGCCGCAGGGCCACGGCTATGTGTTCACCACCCGGGAGCGCCCGGTGCGCTCTACCCGCGGCTGGTCGAGGGCGCCGGTGCGCCACGGCGTTTCACCGATCCGTTCGGGTGAGCGCTACACCCTGGGACTGATCTTTCATGACGCCGCGTGA
- a CDS encoding MCE family protein has product MRGNIGRTLTWVVLFTVTCLVFIFILVTVFGQFRFDSRVGYRAEFTNVSGLKGGNFVRIAGVEIGKVTKMALHPDGTVTVDFSIDRGLTLTEGTRAAVRYENLIGDRYLSLEQGAGSVRTLQPGQAIPLARTEPALDVDALIGGFRPLFRALDPDQVNVLSGELLKVFQGQGGTIASVLSQTSALTTTLAGRDELIGQVITNLNTVLGTFSSRDREFGHGLDSLTQMVQGLAERRDDLTKGVAYINAAAGSVADLLAVAREPIRDVVVQTDRAAGQVLADGDYVDDLVKTLPDAYQVLARNGLYGDYFGFYMCDLVIKVNGKGGQPLYGKIMNQTTGRCAPK; this is encoded by the coding sequence ATGAGAGGCAATATCGGCAGGACCCTCACCTGGGTCGTGCTGTTCACGGTGACCTGCCTGGTGTTCATCTTCATCCTGGTCACGGTGTTCGGCCAGTTCCGGTTCGATTCCCGGGTCGGCTATCGGGCCGAATTCACCAATGTGTCGGGTCTCAAGGGCGGCAACTTCGTTCGCATCGCCGGCGTCGAGATCGGCAAGGTCACCAAGATGGCGCTGCACCCCGACGGCACCGTCACGGTCGACTTCTCCATCGACCGCGGGCTGACCCTCACCGAGGGCACCCGCGCGGCGGTGCGCTACGAAAATCTCATCGGTGACCGCTACCTGTCCCTGGAGCAGGGGGCGGGGTCGGTCCGCACCCTGCAACCGGGTCAAGCCATTCCGCTGGCGCGGACCGAACCCGCCCTCGACGTGGATGCCCTCATCGGGGGCTTCCGGCCGCTGTTTCGTGCGTTGGACCCCGATCAGGTGAATGTGCTCAGCGGCGAACTGCTCAAGGTGTTCCAAGGCCAGGGCGGCACCATCGCCTCGGTGTTGTCGCAGACGTCGGCATTGACCACGACGCTGGCCGGCCGCGACGAGCTGATCGGCCAGGTGATCACCAACCTCAACACCGTGCTGGGCACCTTCAGCTCCCGTGATCGCGAGTTCGGCCACGGACTGGATTCACTGACCCAGATGGTCCAGGGACTCGCCGAGCGCCGAGACGACCTCACCAAGGGGGTGGCCTACATCAATGCCGCGGCCGGCTCCGTCGCCGACCTGCTGGCCGTGGCTCGCGAACCCATTCGCGATGTGGTGGTGCAGACCGATCGGGCCGCCGGCCAGGTGCTGGCCGACGGTGACTATGTCGACGATCTGGTCAAGACGCTGCCCGACGCCTACCAGGTTCTGGCGCGCAACGGGCTTTACGGCGACTACTTCGGCTTCTACATGTGTGACCTGGTGATCAAGGTGAACGGCAAAGGCGGCCAACCGCTCTACGGCAAGATCATGA
- a CDS encoding MlaE family ABC transporter permease yields MSGPSWTKPAIAVGDFVVLAGETFAAMARPPWAWRELINQIWFVARVSIVPTIMLSIPYTVLIVFTLNIVLLEIGAADLSGAGAALAAVTQVGPVVTAIVVSGAGATAMCADLGARTIREEIDAMKVIGVNPVEALVVPRVIAATFVAVMLYSVVAVVGLTGSYAFVVFVQHVTPGAFVAGMTLLTGLPQVVVSLVKALLFGLSAGLIACYKGLSVGGGPTAVGNAVNETVVFAFMALFLINILATAFGVKVAP; encoded by the coding sequence ATGAGCGGGCCCTCCTGGACCAAGCCCGCGATCGCGGTAGGCGATTTCGTCGTGCTTGCCGGCGAGACGTTCGCTGCTATGGCGCGACCCCCGTGGGCTTGGCGTGAGCTGATCAACCAGATCTGGTTTGTGGCCCGGGTCTCGATCGTCCCGACGATCATGCTGTCCATTCCCTACACCGTGCTCATCGTCTTCACGCTCAACATCGTGCTGCTGGAGATCGGCGCCGCTGACCTCTCCGGCGCCGGCGCGGCGCTGGCGGCGGTCACCCAGGTCGGCCCGGTGGTCACCGCCATCGTCGTGTCGGGGGCGGGCGCCACCGCCATGTGCGCTGATCTGGGTGCCCGCACCATCCGCGAGGAGATCGACGCGATGAAGGTGATCGGCGTCAATCCCGTCGAGGCACTCGTCGTTCCCCGCGTGATCGCGGCGACATTCGTTGCGGTGATGCTCTACTCGGTGGTCGCGGTGGTGGGCCTGACCGGAAGCTATGCCTTTGTGGTGTTCGTCCAACACGTCACGCCGGGCGCCTTCGTCGCCGGGATGACGCTGCTGACCGGACTGCCGCAGGTGGTGGTTTCGCTGGTCAAGGCGCTGCTGTTCGGCCTGTCGGCCGGGCTGATCGCCTGCTACAAGGGGCTGTCGGTGGGCGGCGGCCCGACCGCGGTGGGCAATGCGGTCAACGAGACCGTGGTGTTCGCGTTCATGGCGCTGTTTCTGATCAACATCCTGGCCACCGCCTTCGGCGTGAAGGTCGCGCCGTGA
- a CDS encoding YeiH family protein: MTTTHPDSDRPAADAVFTGRRLLDYLPGVALLLTVGLLGKYAQRWWLALGHQLHATLPDIEYVLWAIVIGLVIRNTGGLHRIFVPGVLTYEFWLKVGIVALGSRFVLGDIAKLGGVSLVQILLDMTIAGAIILGAARVFGLSGKLGSLLAIGTSICGVSAIIASKGAIRAKNSEVSYAIAAILALGAVALFVLPPLGHLIGLSDHEFGLWAGLSVDNTAETTATGYLFSDEAGKIAVLVKSVRNALIGFVVLGFALYWAARGQADQVAGGYRAKAMFIWRQFPKFVVGFLVVSAVATAGWLDKAQLASLGNVSRWAFLLTFAGVGLSTDFRQIARAGWRPLLVAVIGLVAVATVSLGLVLVTSRWLGWGVAAS, from the coding sequence ATGACCACGACGCACCCGGATTCGGACCGGCCCGCCGCGGACGCGGTCTTCACCGGCCGCCGGCTGCTGGACTATCTGCCCGGCGTCGCTTTGCTGCTCACCGTGGGCCTGTTGGGTAAATACGCCCAGCGCTGGTGGCTGGCGCTGGGGCACCAGCTGCACGCGACGCTGCCCGACATCGAGTATGTGCTGTGGGCCATCGTCATCGGGCTGGTGATCAGGAATACCGGCGGGCTGCACCGGATCTTTGTGCCCGGCGTGCTGACCTACGAGTTCTGGCTCAAGGTCGGCATCGTTGCCCTGGGCTCTCGCTTCGTGCTCGGCGACATCGCCAAACTGGGCGGCGTCAGCTTGGTTCAGATCCTGCTGGACATGACCATCGCCGGAGCGATAATCCTGGGCGCAGCACGTGTTTTCGGCCTGTCGGGAAAGCTTGGATCTCTGCTGGCCATCGGAACCTCGATCTGCGGGGTTTCGGCCATCATCGCCTCCAAAGGGGCCATCCGCGCCAAGAACTCCGAAGTCAGCTATGCGATCGCGGCCATCCTCGCACTGGGGGCGGTGGCCCTGTTCGTGTTGCCGCCGCTGGGCCACCTGATCGGGCTCAGCGACCACGAGTTCGGACTGTGGGCCGGGCTGTCGGTCGACAACACCGCCGAGACGACCGCCACCGGCTACCTGTTCTCCGACGAGGCCGGCAAGATCGCGGTGCTGGTGAAATCCGTCCGCAACGCCCTGATCGGGTTCGTCGTCCTCGGTTTCGCCCTGTACTGGGCGGCCCGCGGACAGGCCGACCAGGTGGCGGGCGGCTACCGGGCCAAGGCCATGTTCATCTGGCGCCAGTTCCCGAAATTCGTTGTGGGGTTCCTGGTGGTGTCGGCCGTGGCGACGGCCGGTTGGCTGGACAAGGCGCAGCTGGCCAGCCTGGGCAACGTGTCGCGGTGGGCCTTCCTGCTCACTTTCGCCGGCGTCGGACTGTCCACGGACTTCCGGCAGATCGCCCGCGCGGGCTGGCGGCCCTTGCTGGTGGCCGTCATCGGCCTGGTGGCGGTGGCTACGGTGTCGTTAGGGCTGGTGTTGGTGACGTCCCGATGGCTGGGCTGGGGCGTGGCCGCCTCCTGA
- a CDS encoding MCE family protein translates to MSAGTPNRSRPGGIDPIWWSPVLVAVIVALSAMTAVLFSGTFRRYVPLTLVSDRAGLVMEDGAKVKLRGIQIGEVKSIGTQPGSDHSRLSTLSLKMYPRPFEYLPSNVEAEIKSSTAFGAKYVDLVIPSDGPSGQRLKPGAVLRSRNVTVEVNTMFENLQAVVHAIDPAKLNSVLSAVAESVRGRGDAMGRAISGANTMLAVVNPRMPTVQRDWQLFGQTTQVYSNAAQNILNILDSASTTSTTVTGQAGELDALLLAAVGFSATGVDTIGPNQPALVQALNLMAPTTDLLEEYSPTYTCLFQGAQWFLENGGRDAMGGNGRSVIMDAAMLAGDDPYRYPDNLPLINARGGPGGRPSCGSLPDVSKNFPVKYLVTDTGFGTGLDVRPNPGIGFPGFANYFPVTKAEPEPPRIRYYGPPAPGPESP, encoded by the coding sequence ATGAGCGCCGGCACGCCTAACCGATCCCGCCCCGGCGGGATCGACCCGATTTGGTGGTCACCCGTCCTGGTGGCGGTGATCGTGGCCCTGTCCGCCATGACCGCCGTGCTGTTCTCCGGAACATTCCGGCGTTACGTCCCGCTGACGCTGGTGTCCGATCGAGCCGGTCTGGTCATGGAGGACGGCGCGAAGGTGAAACTGCGCGGCATCCAAATCGGTGAGGTGAAATCCATTGGCACCCAGCCGGGATCGGATCACTCCCGACTGTCCACCCTGAGCCTGAAGATGTATCCGCGGCCGTTCGAATACCTCCCGAGCAACGTCGAAGCCGAGATCAAGTCCAGCACCGCGTTCGGGGCCAAGTACGTCGACCTGGTCATTCCCTCCGACGGCCCCAGTGGCCAGCGGCTCAAGCCGGGTGCGGTGCTGCGTTCACGCAACGTGACGGTGGAAGTCAACACCATGTTCGAGAACCTGCAGGCGGTGGTGCACGCCATCGACCCGGCCAAGCTCAACTCGGTGCTCTCGGCAGTGGCCGAATCGGTTCGGGGCCGCGGAGACGCCATGGGGCGGGCGATCTCGGGCGCCAACACCATGCTGGCGGTGGTGAATCCACGCATGCCCACCGTGCAGCGCGACTGGCAACTGTTCGGACAGACCACCCAGGTGTATTCCAATGCGGCGCAGAACATTCTGAACATCCTGGACTCCGCCTCCACCACCAGCACCACCGTGACCGGCCAGGCCGGCGAACTCGACGCGCTGCTGCTCGCCGCGGTCGGCTTCTCCGCGACCGGGGTGGACACCATCGGGCCGAACCAGCCCGCACTGGTCCAAGCGCTGAACCTGATGGCACCGACCACCGATCTGCTCGAGGAGTACTCGCCCACCTATACCTGCCTGTTCCAGGGGGCGCAATGGTTCCTGGAGAACGGCGGACGAGACGCCATGGGCGGCAACGGTAGATCGGTCATCATGGACGCCGCGATGCTCGCCGGCGACGACCCGTATCGCTACCCGGACAACCTGCCGTTGATCAACGCCCGGGGCGGCCCGGGTGGCAGGCCCAGCTGTGGCTCGCTGCCCGACGTGAGCAAGAACTTCCCGGTGAAGTACTTGGTGACCGACACCGGATTCGGTACCGGACTCGACGTCCGGCCCAACCCGGGCATCGGTTTCCCCGGTTTCGCCAACTACTTCCCGGTCACCAAGGCCGAGCCGGAACCGCCACGAATCCGCTATTACGGACCGCCTGCACCCGGACCGGAGTCGCCATGA
- a CDS encoding ABC transporter permease → MTAAERTAPAGAGLADAARRIGEQTAFYGRALAAVGDAVRRYPGEVLRLIAVMGMGSGALAVIGGTVVIVGFLTLSTGALIAVQGYNTLSNVGIEALTGFLGAFLNVRFIAPATAGVALAATIGAGATAQIGSMRISEEIDALEAMGIRSITYLAATRIVAGVLVVIPLYTVAVLMAFLATRFGTTVIYGQSRGVYDHYFSTFLEPTDLLWSFLAALSMATAVMVVHTYYGFTATGGPAGVGEAVGRAVRTSVTATVFVLLTITLSVYGQSGNFHLSG, encoded by the coding sequence GTGACGGCCGCGGAGCGCACCGCGCCCGCCGGCGCGGGGCTGGCCGACGCCGCCCGGCGTATCGGCGAACAGACCGCCTTCTACGGTCGTGCGCTGGCGGCTGTCGGAGACGCCGTACGCCGCTACCCCGGCGAAGTGCTGCGGTTGATCGCGGTGATGGGAATGGGCTCCGGAGCGCTGGCGGTCATCGGTGGCACCGTGGTCATCGTCGGTTTCCTCACCTTGTCGACCGGCGCCCTGATCGCCGTGCAGGGCTACAACACCTTGTCCAACGTCGGGATCGAAGCACTGACCGGGTTCCTCGGTGCCTTCCTCAACGTCCGTTTCATCGCGCCCGCCACCGCGGGGGTGGCCCTGGCCGCCACGATCGGTGCCGGTGCCACCGCGCAGATCGGCTCGATGCGCATCAGCGAAGAGATCGATGCGCTTGAGGCGATGGGAATTCGGTCGATCACCTACCTGGCCGCCACCCGGATCGTGGCCGGCGTGCTGGTGGTGATACCGCTGTACACCGTCGCTGTCCTGATGGCGTTCTTGGCGACGCGCTTCGGCACCACCGTGATCTACGGGCAGTCACGAGGTGTCTATGACCACTACTTCTCCACCTTCTTAGAACCCACCGATCTGCTGTGGTCGTTTCTGGCCGCGCTGTCGATGGCTACCGCGGTCATGGTGGTGCATACCTACTACGGGTTCACGGCGACCGGTGGCCCGGCGGGGGTCGGCGAGGCCGTCGGCCGCGCCGTGCGAACCTCGGTCACCGCGACGGTGTTTGTGCTGCTGACCATCACACTGTCCGTCTACGGACAGTCCGGCAACTTCCACCTGTCGGGGTGA
- a CDS encoding class I SAM-dependent methyltransferase, which produces MTDEAPDPREFWDEFYGDDDPVWSGRVNAQLAEIVAGLPPGRALDLGCGEGADAIWLAAQGWQVVAVDISENALRRARAAAQARDVADHIRFELHDLSTGFPPGRFDLVSAQFLHSPVPLDRVSVLRRAAEAVAAGGTLLIVDHAAAPPWAGEHAREHHFPTAQEVLAGLDPQAAQWELLRCGTAERDALGPDGQSAVLTDNVIVLRRIAG; this is translated from the coding sequence ATGACCGACGAAGCGCCCGACCCGCGCGAGTTCTGGGACGAGTTCTACGGCGACGACGACCCGGTGTGGAGCGGACGGGTCAACGCGCAGCTCGCCGAGATCGTCGCGGGTCTGCCGCCGGGCCGGGCGCTGGACCTCGGTTGCGGGGAGGGCGCCGACGCCATCTGGCTCGCCGCCCAGGGCTGGCAGGTGGTGGCGGTCGACATCTCGGAGAACGCGCTGCGTCGCGCCCGCGCAGCCGCACAGGCGCGGGATGTCGCGGACCATATCCGCTTCGAGCTTCACGACCTGTCCACCGGCTTCCCCCCGGGCCGATTCGACCTGGTCTCGGCGCAGTTCCTGCACTCGCCGGTGCCACTGGACCGGGTGTCGGTGCTGCGCAGGGCCGCCGAAGCCGTCGCAGCAGGCGGCACCCTGCTGATCGTCGACCATGCCGCCGCGCCGCCCTGGGCCGGTGAGCATGCGCGCGAGCACCACTTCCCGACCGCGCAGGAGGTGCTGGCCGGACTGGACCCTCAAGCTGCGCAATGGGAGTTGCTGCGGTGCGGCACCGCCGAGCGCGATGCGCTCGGACCCGACGGTCAGTCCGCGGTGCTCACCGACAACGTGATCGTGCTGCGCCGCATCGCGGGGTAG
- a CDS encoding Nif3-like dinuclear metal center hexameric protein, with protein MTARLADVIGVLDAAYPPGLAHSWDSVGLVCGDPDAAVTSVTVAVDATAAVVEQLPDGALLLAHHPLLLRGVDTVAASTPKGALIHRLISRGCALFTAHTNADAASPGVSDALAAALGLTVESVLEPAAARAETDKWVIYTPAEHAEAVRAAVFAAGAGRIGDYTQCSWSVGGTGQFLPGDSATPVIGQVGAVEHVAEDRVEVVAPARARGTIHAALRAAHPYEEPAFDVIALQPLPAGVGIGRVCSLAAPEPLRDLVARAAAGLPATTWGVRASGDPDLEVSKVAVCGGAGDSLLDAAAAADAQVYLTADLRHHPADEHSRRSAMALVDVAHWASEYPWCAQAADILRSHFGATLPVRVSTLRTDPWNLAFEGDRS; from the coding sequence GTGACCGCCCGGCTGGCTGACGTGATCGGTGTCCTGGATGCGGCCTACCCGCCCGGGCTGGCCCACTCCTGGGACTCGGTCGGTCTGGTCTGCGGTGACCCCGACGCCGCGGTGACCTCGGTGACGGTCGCGGTGGACGCCACCGCGGCGGTGGTCGAGCAGCTGCCCGACGGGGCCCTGCTGCTGGCCCACCATCCGCTGCTGCTGCGTGGGGTGGACACCGTGGCCGCCAGCACCCCCAAGGGCGCGCTGATTCACCGGCTGATCAGTCGTGGTTGCGCCCTGTTCACCGCCCACACCAACGCCGACGCGGCGTCGCCGGGCGTCTCCGATGCACTGGCCGCAGCGCTCGGGCTCACGGTGGAGTCCGTGCTGGAACCGGCCGCCGCCCGCGCGGAGACCGACAAATGGGTGATCTACACCCCGGCCGAGCACGCCGAGGCGGTGCGGGCCGCGGTGTTCGCGGCCGGGGCCGGCCGTATCGGCGACTACACCCAGTGCAGCTGGAGCGTCGGCGGCACCGGTCAGTTTCTGCCCGGCGACAGTGCGACGCCGGTGATCGGACAAGTCGGCGCGGTGGAGCACGTCGCGGAGGACCGCGTCGAGGTGGTGGCGCCGGCGCGGGCGCGGGGCACGATCCACGCCGCGCTGCGGGCCGCCCATCCCTACGAGGAGCCGGCGTTCGACGTCATCGCGCTGCAGCCGCTGCCGGCCGGGGTGGGAATCGGACGGGTCTGCAGCCTGGCCGCCCCGGAGCCGCTGCGTGACTTGGTCGCGCGCGCCGCCGCGGGCCTGCCGGCCACGACGTGGGGGGTCCGGGCCTCAGGCGACCCGGACCTTGAGGTCTCGAAGGTCGCGGTCTGCGGCGGCGCGGGAGATTCCCTGCTCGACGCCGCGGCGGCCGCCGACGCGCAGGTCTACCTCACCGCGGACCTGCGGCACCATCCGGCTGACGAGCATTCCCGCCGGTCGGCGATGGCGCTGGTCGACGTGGCCCATTGGGCCAGTGAATACCCATGGTGCGCGCAGGCCGCCGACATACTCCGCTCGCACTTCGGTGCGACGCTGCCGGTGCGTGTCAGCACGCTGCGCACCGACCCCTGGAATCTCGCGTTCGAAGGAGACCGGTCATGA
- a CDS encoding zinc ribbon domain-containing protein — MKAAVAQQRSLLELSELDAELARISHRAKNLPEQADRDRIQTEHTASADRLAALELALEDLDAQAGRFESEIDAVRQREDRDRALLDSGQTNAKQVVDLQHELETLQKRQSSLEDSLLELLEQREQLQGQANAEAAVLEGLAADLAGVQEAVATALAEIEATREQRAARRAELAATIDAELLALYERQRSSAGVGAAPLRGGQCGACRIEIDRGQLARISAAAPEEVLRCPECSAILLRVKDFG, encoded by the coding sequence ATGAAGGCCGCCGTAGCACAACAACGTTCGCTGCTGGAACTCTCGGAGCTCGATGCCGAGCTGGCCCGGATCTCCCACCGTGCCAAGAACCTGCCCGAGCAGGCCGACCGGGACCGCATCCAGACCGAGCACACCGCGTCGGCTGACCGGCTGGCTGCGCTGGAGCTGGCCTTGGAGGATCTGGACGCCCAAGCCGGCCGCTTCGAGTCGGAGATCGACGCGGTGCGCCAGCGCGAGGACCGCGACCGTGCCCTGCTGGACTCGGGGCAGACCAACGCCAAGCAGGTCGTGGATCTGCAGCACGAGCTGGAGACGCTGCAGAAGCGCCAGTCCAGCCTGGAGGACTCGCTGTTGGAGCTGCTGGAGCAGCGGGAGCAGCTGCAAGGTCAGGCCAACGCCGAAGCGGCGGTGCTCGAGGGCCTGGCCGCCGATCTGGCCGGGGTGCAGGAGGCGGTGGCCACCGCCCTGGCCGAGATCGAGGCCACCCGCGAGCAGCGAGCGGCCAGGCGCGCGGAGTTGGCGGCCACCATCGACGCCGAACTGCTGGCGCTCTATGAGCGCCAGCGCAGCTCCGCCGGGGTGGGTGCCGCACCGCTGCGCGGCGGCCAGTGCGGCGCCTGCCGGATCGAGATCGACCGCGGCCAGCTGGCGCGGATCTCCGCGGCTGCTCCCGAAGAGGTGCTGCGCTGCCCGGAATGCAGCGCCATCCTGTTGCGGGTCAAGGACTTCGGGTAA
- a CDS encoding HAD-IA family hydrolase, whose protein sequence is MRTTTATAELVIFDLDGTLTDSAAGIVASFRHALDRIGAPLPEGDLAARLVGPPMHHTLAAMGLGEQTEAAVAAYRADYTSRGWQMNTLFDGVAELLSDLRDAGVRLAVATSKVEPTARRILAHFGLDGYFDVVAGASVDGLRAAKSDVVAHALAQLAPLPERVLMVGDRRHDVDGAAAHGIDTVLVGWGYGRSDYRDTEDAGRGPVARVQTVAELREVLGV, encoded by the coding sequence ATGCGCACGACCACCGCCACCGCCGAATTGGTGATCTTCGACCTCGACGGCACCCTGACCGACTCCGCTGCCGGAATTGTCGCCAGCTTCCGGCACGCCCTGGACCGGATCGGGGCGCCGCTGCCCGAGGGCGACCTGGCTGCTCGGCTGGTCGGCCCGCCGATGCATCACACGCTGGCCGCCATGGGGCTCGGCGAGCAGACCGAGGCGGCGGTGGCCGCCTACCGCGCCGACTACACCAGTCGCGGGTGGCAGATGAACACGCTGTTCGACGGTGTTGCGGAGTTGCTGAGCGACCTGCGCGACGCCGGGGTACGGCTGGCGGTGGCCACCTCCAAGGTGGAGCCGACGGCGCGCAGGATCCTCGCGCATTTCGGGCTCGACGGTTACTTCGACGTGGTTGCCGGCGCCAGTGTGGACGGGCTGCGGGCCGCGAAGTCCGACGTGGTGGCGCACGCCCTGGCGCAGTTGGCGCCGCTGCCGGAGCGGGTGCTGATGGTGGGCGACCGGCGCCACGATGTCGACGGTGCGGCCGCGCACGGCATCGACACAGTGTTGGTCGGCTGGGGCTACGGCCGGTCGGACTACCGCGACACCGAGGACGCCGGTCGCGGACCGGTTGCCCGGGTGCAGACCGTCGCCGAACTGCGGGAGGTGCTCGGTGTCTGA
- a CDS encoding bifunctional RNase H/acid phosphatase — translation MKVIVEADGGSRGNPGPAGYGAVVWSADRGEVLAEAKEAIGVATNNVAEYRGLVAALTQAAGLGAAEVAVFMDSKLVVEQMAGRWKVKHPDLIPLHRKARELAATFDHVRYSWIPRAKNSYADRLANEAMDAAQKGVVIEAPAPKPPAAAAPAAPGWTGATGTATRLLLLRHGQTELSVHRRYSGRGNPPLTETGRRQAGEAARYLAGRGGISAVISSPLQRCRETAEAAARMLRLDVAVDDDLTETDFGAWEGLTFAEAAARDPELHRRWLNDTSTEPPGGESFDAVQQRVLAARDRIVAEHGGTTVLVVSHVTPIKTVLRLALDAGPGILYRLHLDLASLSIAEFYGDGPSSVRLVNQTAYP, via the coding sequence ATGAAGGTGATCGTTGAAGCCGACGGCGGGTCGCGTGGCAACCCGGGGCCGGCCGGATATGGCGCGGTGGTGTGGTCGGCCGACCGCGGCGAGGTGCTCGCCGAGGCCAAAGAGGCCATCGGGGTGGCCACCAACAATGTCGCCGAATACCGCGGCCTGGTGGCCGCCCTGACCCAGGCGGCCGGGCTGGGAGCCGCCGAGGTGGCGGTTTTCATGGACTCCAAGCTGGTGGTCGAACAGATGGCCGGCCGCTGGAAGGTCAAGCATCCGGACCTGATCCCGCTGCACCGCAAGGCCCGTGAGCTGGCGGCGACCTTCGACCACGTTCGCTATTCGTGGATACCGCGGGCCAAGAACTCCTACGCCGACCGGCTGGCCAACGAGGCCATGGATGCCGCCCAGAAGGGTGTCGTGATCGAGGCGCCCGCACCCAAGCCGCCGGCCGCGGCTGCGCCCGCGGCTCCCGGCTGGACCGGTGCGACCGGCACCGCGACCCGGCTGCTGCTGCTGCGCCACGGGCAGACCGAGCTGTCGGTGCACCGGCGCTACTCCGGGCGCGGCAATCCGCCGCTGACCGAGACCGGCCGGCGCCAGGCCGGGGAAGCGGCGCGCTACCTGGCGGGCCGCGGCGGTATCTCGGCGGTCATCAGCTCGCCGTTGCAGCGCTGTCGTGAGACGGCCGAGGCGGCAGCCAGAATGCTGCGTCTGGATGTGGCCGTCGACGACGACCTGACCGAAACCGACTTCGGTGCCTGGGAGGGCCTGACTTTCGCAGAGGCCGCCGCGCGCGATCCCGAGTTGCACCGGCGCTGGCTCAACGACACATCCACCGAGCCCCCTGGCGGGGAGAGCTTCGACGCCGTGCAACAGCGGGTGCTGGCCGCGCGTGACCGGATCGTCGCCGAACACGGTGGCACCACCGTGCTGGTGGTGTCGCACGTGACGCCGATCAAGACCGTGCTGCGTCTGGCGCTGGACGCCGGACCGGGCATCTTGTACCGGCTGCACCTGGACCTGGCCTCGCTGAGCATCGCCGAGTTCTACGGCGACGGCCCGTCCTCGGTGCGTCTGGTCAATCAGACGGCTTACCCGTAG